Proteins from a genomic interval of Providencia stuartii:
- the purR gene encoding HTH-type transcriptional repressor PurR, whose product MATIKDVAKRAGVSTTTVSHVINKTRFVADDTKAAVWAAIKELNYSPSAVARSLKVNHTKSIGLLATSSEAPYFAEVIESVENSCYEKGYTLILCNSHNNLGKQQAYLQMLAQKRVDGLLVMCSEYPDKLIHMLEDYRNIPMVVMDWGTSRGDFTDSIIDNSFHGGYLAGRYLIDRGHRDIGVIPGSLERNTGIGRLTGFKKAMEEAKVTLRDEWIVQGDFEPESGYKAMMQILSNKQKPTAVFCGGDIMAMGAICAADEMGLRVPQDISIIGYDNVRNARYFTPALTTIHQPKERLGQMAFAMLLDRIVNKREDAQTIEVHPRLVERRSVADGPFIDYRR is encoded by the coding sequence ATGGCAACGATTAAAGATGTGGCGAAGCGCGCTGGCGTCTCCACCACAACCGTATCCCATGTAATAAACAAAACGCGCTTCGTAGCTGATGATACTAAAGCGGCTGTTTGGGCTGCGATAAAAGAACTCAACTATTCACCGAGTGCTGTTGCTCGTAGTTTGAAAGTTAATCATACAAAATCAATTGGCCTACTCGCGACATCAAGTGAGGCGCCTTATTTTGCTGAAGTGATTGAGTCAGTCGAGAATAGTTGCTATGAGAAAGGTTATACCCTTATTTTATGTAACTCTCATAATAACTTAGGTAAGCAACAAGCTTACTTACAAATGCTTGCGCAAAAGCGTGTTGATGGGCTACTCGTCATGTGTTCTGAATATCCCGATAAACTAATCCATATGCTGGAAGATTATCGCAATATTCCTATGGTCGTCATGGACTGGGGCACTTCCCGTGGTGATTTTACCGACAGTATCATTGATAACTCTTTTCATGGCGGTTACCTCGCAGGTCGTTATTTAATTGATCGGGGTCACCGTGACATCGGCGTGATCCCTGGCTCTTTAGAACGCAACACCGGTATTGGTCGACTGACGGGTTTTAAAAAAGCCATGGAAGAAGCGAAAGTGACTTTACGTGATGAATGGATCGTGCAAGGCGACTTTGAACCAGAATCTGGTTATAAAGCAATGATGCAGATCTTAAGTAATAAGCAAAAACCTACTGCCGTGTTCTGTGGCGGTGACATTATGGCGATGGGCGCAATTTGCGCTGCGGATGAGATGGGATTGCGTGTTCCTCAAGACATTTCTATCATTGGCTATGATAATGTGCGCAATGCGCGTTATTTTACTCCCGCGTTGACGACTATCCACCAGCCTAAAGAGCGTCTAGGCCAGATGGCATTCGCTATGCTGCTTGATCGTATTGTGAACAAGCGCGAAGATGCACAAACGATTGAAGTCCATCCTCGCCTAGTTGAGCGTCGTTCTGTCGCTGACGGACCATTTATTGACTACCGTCGTTAA
- the punR gene encoding DNA-binding transcriptional activator PunR, translating into MWSAHALEVIDAVARTGSFSGAAEELHRVPSAISYTVKQVEEWLAVPIFERRHRDVALTEAGEIFIKQSRSVIKKMIQTRHQCQQAANGWRGQFSIAVDCIVKPQRTEQLILDFYRHFPDIELYIHPEVFNGVWDALADGRVDVAIGATRASPIGERYSFRDMGFMSWRCVASPNHPLAQLKGKLTDDQMREYPSLCLEDTSRNLPKRDTWALDNQRRLVVPFWENGMTCLVNGLCVGMVPEHRAKPFCDEGKLAQLQLSQPFPPSPCCLTWVEKNTSPALSWLLEYLGDSETLNAEWLAP; encoded by the coding sequence ATGTGGTCAGCTCATGCTCTAGAAGTTATTGATGCCGTTGCAAGAACGGGAAGTTTTAGTGGCGCTGCGGAAGAACTGCATCGTGTTCCTTCAGCAATTAGCTATACGGTTAAGCAAGTAGAGGAATGGCTTGCTGTACCTATCTTTGAACGTCGTCACCGCGATGTTGCCTTAACTGAGGCAGGGGAGATTTTCATCAAGCAAAGTCGCTCCGTTATCAAAAAAATGATACAAACGCGTCACCAATGTCAACAGGCAGCAAATGGTTGGCGAGGGCAGTTTAGTATCGCGGTAGATTGTATTGTCAAACCTCAGCGAACAGAGCAACTGATCTTAGATTTCTATCGTCATTTTCCTGATATCGAATTATATATTCATCCTGAAGTGTTTAACGGCGTATGGGATGCACTCGCCGATGGGCGTGTTGATGTTGCGATTGGTGCGACGCGTGCTTCACCCATCGGAGAGCGTTATAGTTTTCGTGATATGGGGTTTATGTCATGGCGTTGTGTGGCCAGTCCAAACCACCCTCTGGCGCAGCTAAAAGGAAAATTGACAGACGATCAAATGCGCGAATACCCAAGTTTATGCCTTGAAGATACCTCACGTAACTTGCCGAAAAGAGATACATGGGCATTAGATAATCAGCGGCGTTTAGTGGTGCCATTTTGGGAAAATGGTATGACATGTCTTGTTAATGGCTTATGTGTTGGCATGGTACCTGAGCACCGAGCAAAGCCCTTTTGTGATGAGGGGAAATTAGCCCAATTGCAGCTATCTCAGCCATTCCCTCCGAGTCCTTGCTGTCTAACGTGGGTGGAAAAGAATACATCACCGGCGTTGAGTTGGTTACTTGAATATCTTGGGGATAGTGAAACACTCAACGCCGAATGGTTAGCGCCTTAA
- the punC gene encoding purine nucleoside transporter PunC: MTNSATKNSPGFMLYLAGLSMLGFLAIDMYLPAFGSMQTALNTSEGAISASLSIFLAGFAFAQLLWGPLSDKLGRKPILIAGLSLFIVSCLGILWVTDATQLLILRFLQAVGVCSAAVLWQALVIDRYDAASTQKVFASIMPLVALSPALAPLLGAWVLEHYDWEIIFIVLMAVGILLLIPTLLLKKNPSKDMTVDSHDQESISFLKLLGSRIYSGNVLVYASCSAGFFAWLTGSPFILRNMGFNPADIGLSYIPQTLAFIIGGYGCRFLLIKIRAEVLFPLLLVGYAVSMSILFLMAIYTTPSLTMILIPFCFMAAMNGASYPIAVSKALNTYPQASGKAAALQNALQLGLCFLASLLVSALPFDPLLSTTGVMAVTIIPMVIGYFMQYTKDCTKQTNERTSYQN; the protein is encoded by the coding sequence ATGACAAATTCTGCGACAAAAAACTCCCCAGGCTTTATGCTTTACCTTGCTGGTTTGAGTATGCTTGGTTTTTTAGCCATCGATATGTACCTGCCTGCATTTGGTTCAATGCAAACGGCATTAAACACTTCTGAAGGTGCGATTAGTGCTTCTTTGAGCATTTTCTTAGCTGGTTTTGCCTTTGCACAACTTTTGTGGGGGCCATTATCTGACAAACTGGGACGCAAACCGATATTGATCGCAGGTTTATCGTTATTCATTGTGAGCTGTTTAGGCATTTTATGGGTAACGGATGCGACTCAACTCCTTATTTTGCGTTTTTTACAGGCGGTTGGCGTCTGTAGTGCGGCTGTGCTCTGGCAAGCTCTGGTCATTGACCGCTATGATGCTGCGAGCACTCAAAAAGTCTTTGCTTCGATTATGCCTTTAGTGGCTCTTTCTCCGGCTTTAGCACCGTTATTAGGTGCATGGGTTCTTGAACATTATGATTGGGAAATTATTTTTATTGTCTTAATGGCTGTTGGTATTTTATTGTTAATTCCAACCCTGTTATTGAAAAAGAATCCTTCAAAAGACATGACGGTGGATTCCCATGACCAAGAATCTATTTCGTTTTTAAAACTACTGGGTTCACGTATCTATAGTGGTAACGTGTTAGTCTACGCTTCATGTAGTGCGGGTTTTTTTGCTTGGTTAACAGGTTCACCATTTATTTTAAGAAATATGGGTTTTAACCCTGCTGATATTGGTTTGAGCTACATCCCACAAACGCTAGCATTTATTATTGGTGGCTATGGCTGCCGTTTTCTATTAATCAAAATTCGTGCTGAAGTATTATTTCCATTACTGTTGGTCGGTTATGCGGTGAGCATGTCGATACTCTTTTTGATGGCGATATACACAACACCGAGCCTCACCATGATCTTAATTCCATTCTGTTTTATGGCAGCAATGAATGGGGCGTCTTATCCAATCGCGGTGTCAAAAGCACTCAATACCTATCCACAGGCTAGCGGTAAAGCCGCTGCATTACAAAATGCTTTGCAACTTGGTTTATGTTTTTTAGCCAGTTTATTGGTTTCAGCGTTACCTTTCGATCCTTTATTATCGACAACCGGTGTCATGGCGGTGACCATCATACCGATGGTTATTGGTTATTTTATGCAATATACAAAAGATTGCACCAAACAGACTAATGAAAGAACAAGTTATCAGAATTAA
- the cfa gene encoding cyclopropane fatty acyl phospholipid synthase translates to MSTCVDETKTKVSNWQRIAESLLNQAGIEINGSRPFDIQIHNTDFYKRVLQKGSLGLGESYMDGWWDCERLDIFFYKVLKAKLDTKLPNNLTDIMKIAMARLRNLQTEKRSWIVGEEHYDLGNDLFTLMLDPYMQYSCGYWNHATTLEQAQENKLDLICRKLQIEPGMRLLDIGCGWGGLSAYAARHYGASVTGVTISKEQQKLAQERCAGLDVNIILQDYRELNDKFDRIVSVGMFEHVGPKNYATYFDVARRNIKDDGLFLLHTIGSNKNKVNVDSWIGKYIFPNGVLPSIQNIGQSSEGKFVMEDWHNFGADYDKTLMAWYERFLNSWPELSENYTPRFKRMFSYYLNSCAGAFRARDIQLWQILWSPNGVSGGMRVPR, encoded by the coding sequence ATGAGCACTTGTGTAGATGAAACCAAAACTAAAGTTTCTAATTGGCAAAGAATCGCAGAATCTTTATTAAATCAAGCTGGAATTGAAATAAACGGCTCTAGACCGTTCGACATCCAAATACATAATACTGATTTTTATAAAAGGGTTCTGCAAAAAGGTTCTCTCGGTCTAGGCGAGAGTTACATGGACGGTTGGTGGGACTGTGAACGCTTGGATATCTTTTTTTATAAAGTTTTAAAAGCCAAGCTTGATACAAAGCTGCCAAATAACCTCACAGATATCATGAAAATCGCCATGGCGCGCCTACGAAACTTGCAAACAGAGAAACGCTCTTGGATTGTTGGGGAAGAACATTATGATTTGGGAAATGATCTTTTTACCCTAATGCTAGATCCTTATATGCAATATTCTTGTGGCTATTGGAATCATGCAACGACACTTGAGCAAGCACAAGAAAATAAATTAGATTTAATCTGTCGCAAATTGCAAATTGAGCCGGGTATGCGTCTGTTAGATATTGGATGTGGATGGGGTGGCCTAAGTGCTTATGCTGCACGCCATTATGGCGCATCTGTTACCGGTGTTACCATTTCTAAAGAACAACAAAAATTGGCTCAAGAACGTTGCGCTGGCCTAGATGTTAATATTATTTTGCAAGACTATCGCGAACTAAATGATAAATTCGATCGTATCGTTTCTGTCGGTATGTTCGAACATGTTGGACCTAAAAATTATGCAACCTATTTTGATGTAGCACGCCGCAATATTAAAGACGATGGCTTATTTTTGTTACATACCATTGGCTCTAATAAAAATAAGGTAAATGTCGACTCATGGATCGGTAAATATATATTCCCCAATGGCGTACTTCCTTCCATTCAAAATATAGGTCAATCCAGTGAAGGAAAATTTGTCATGGAAGATTGGCATAATTTTGGTGCTGATTATGACAAAACGCTCATGGCTTGGTATGAGCGCTTTTTAAATAGCTGGCCTGAATTAAGCGAGAATTATACGCCTCGCTTTAAACGTATGTTTAGCTATTATTTAAATTCCTGTGCTGGTGCTTTTCGAGCCAGAGATATTCAGCTATGGCAAATTCTCTGGAGCCCCAATGGGGTCAGCGGCGGAATGAGAGTACCACGTTAA
- a CDS encoding helix-turn-helix transcriptional regulator produces the protein MLKQYYPPAELNGFISSILIFKKFTKPIKIFPGTGAEIWISTKELHLSTAHQQQVSQYQLVIPRVETFTAKPNQGKLIILRVRHDAVRFLLPQRTLAYTDNPTSLESIWSEPWYQNLINASFKELLECFTVTKASKQHQLVDDILAILYRHPNKKINDIADEMGYSARFIQKEFVKEYGITPKRYQINCRLEQLLKSMLHEQDTYRWLETGYYDQSHFYRDFKRYFTMTPSAFLKSSYSFFYNTKAKYPLR, from the coding sequence ATGCTCAAACAGTATTATCCACCAGCTGAATTGAATGGTTTTATTAGCTCCATCTTAATTTTTAAAAAATTTACTAAACCCATTAAAATTTTTCCTGGTACTGGCGCTGAGATTTGGATTTCCACCAAAGAGTTACATTTATCAACAGCACACCAACAACAAGTTAGCCAATATCAACTTGTCATTCCCCGAGTCGAGACATTTACAGCAAAACCGAATCAAGGAAAATTAATTATATTACGTGTGCGTCATGATGCGGTGCGTTTTTTACTGCCTCAACGTACCTTAGCTTATACGGATAATCCCACCTCGCTTGAGAGCATATGGTCAGAACCTTGGTATCAAAACTTAATCAATGCTTCTTTTAAAGAGCTATTAGAATGTTTTACTGTGACTAAGGCCTCAAAACAGCATCAATTAGTCGATGATATATTGGCTATTCTCTATCGCCATCCAAACAAAAAGATTAACGATATTGCCGATGAAATGGGATATAGTGCACGTTTTATCCAAAAAGAATTTGTCAAAGAATATGGGATCACGCCTAAAAGATATCAGATAAATTGCCGTTTAGAACAATTACTTAAAAGCATGCTTCACGAGCAAGATACCTATCGTTGGCTGGAAACAGGCTATTATGATCAGTCTCACTTTTACCGTGATTTTAAGCGTTATTTTACCATGACCCCGTCCGCCTTCTTAAAGTCCAGCTATTCGTTTTTTTACAATACAAAAGCCAAGTACCCTTTAAGATAG
- a CDS encoding putative quinol monooxygenase, whose product MSIVVYAQITTENKDGYLTKDIIKNLAKLSRREQGCIKYDLFTKDDGYIVFEEWESADALEMHKKSAHFKLLVEAIERDNASISINFSENYQCKD is encoded by the coding sequence ATGAGTATTGTTGTATATGCACAAATCACAACGGAAAATAAGGATGGGTATTTAACCAAGGATATTATCAAAAATTTAGCTAAATTAAGTCGACGTGAACAAGGGTGTATCAAATACGACCTCTTCACTAAAGATGATGGCTACATTGTTTTTGAAGAATGGGAAAGTGCTGATGCTCTTGAGATGCATAAAAAATCAGCGCATTTTAAACTGTTGGTTGAAGCTATTGAACGTGATAATGCAAGCATCTCGATTAATTTTAGTGAAAATTATCAATGCAAAGATTAA
- a CDS encoding riboflavin synthase subunit alpha, which produces MFTGIVQGTAPIIEVTERANFRTHVMKFTPELLVGLETGASVAHNGCCLTVTKIDGEYVSFDLIKETLRLTNLGELKVGDVVNIERAAKYGDEIGGHVVSGHIVTTAEISKIFTSEDNHQIWLSIYDKSLMKYILHKGFVAIDGISLTVGDVINNRFCVHLIPETLARTTLGKKRLGDKVNIEIDPQTQAIVDTVERVLAQKEQEKKAQEALTQESDS; this is translated from the coding sequence ATGTTTACAGGTATTGTTCAAGGCACAGCCCCAATTATTGAGGTCACGGAAAGAGCGAATTTTCGTACCCATGTGATGAAATTTACACCAGAACTACTTGTCGGGTTAGAAACCGGCGCTTCAGTTGCGCATAATGGTTGTTGCTTGACCGTGACAAAAATAGATGGCGAGTATGTTAGTTTTGATCTCATCAAGGAAACATTAAGGCTGACCAATCTTGGCGAATTGAAAGTTGGCGATGTCGTTAATATCGAAAGAGCCGCGAAATATGGTGATGAAATAGGTGGTCATGTGGTATCAGGACACATTGTGACGACCGCGGAAATTAGCAAAATTTTCACCTCAGAAGATAACCATCAAATTTGGCTGTCTATTTATGACAAATCGCTGATGAAATATATTTTGCACAAAGGGTTTGTTGCGATTGATGGTATAAGCCTAACGGTAGGCGATGTTATCAATAATCGTTTTTGTGTTCATTTAATTCCTGAAACCCTAGCAAGAACGACATTAGGTAAAAAACGCTTAGGGGACAAAGTGAATATAGAAATAGACCCACAAACGCAAGCCATTGTAGATACAGTGGAAAGGGTTTTAGCGCAGAAAGAACAAGAAAAGAAAGCCCAAGAAGCGCTTACACAAGAGAGCGATAGTTAA
- a CDS encoding MATE family efflux transporter, with protein MQKYFTEARSLLALGIPIILAQFSQTAMGFVDTVMAGSVSETEMSAVAVGFSIWLPAILFGQGLLMALTPIVAQMNGSGRRNLIGNQIQQGLWLAFFLSLGVIFLLYNSKLIIGNMPHIDEELADKSVRFLHAIMWGAPGYLFYQVFRSQCEGLSKTKPGMVIGFLGLMVNIPINYIFIYGHFGAPALGGVGCGVATASVYWVMCLMMRWYVRRAPTQRDIRATQRFASPNPQIMKRIFVLGVPIGLALFFEVTLFAIVALMVAPLGVVAVAGHQVALNFSSVMFMFPLSLGIAATIRVGYNLGQQSTEAAKVSSYTSLVVGLLVACMTAILTATLREPIALMYNKSPEVVVLASSLMLFAAIYQLSDSVQVIGAGILRGYKDTRSIFFITFTAYWILGLPIGYVLALTDILLPAMGPQGFWIGFIVGLSAAAIGMATRIWWIHKQPDSVVLLRSTR; from the coding sequence GTGCAGAAATATTTTACAGAAGCGCGTAGCTTGCTAGCTCTCGGCATTCCGATCATTCTTGCCCAATTTTCACAAACTGCAATGGGTTTTGTGGATACCGTCATGGCAGGTAGCGTCAGTGAAACTGAGATGTCAGCAGTTGCAGTCGGATTTTCTATCTGGCTGCCAGCTATTCTTTTTGGTCAAGGGCTATTAATGGCATTGACACCTATCGTCGCTCAGATGAATGGTTCCGGTCGCCGTAATTTAATTGGTAATCAAATTCAGCAGGGATTATGGCTCGCCTTCTTTCTTTCACTTGGCGTGATTTTTTTACTTTATAATAGCAAGTTAATCATCGGCAACATGCCACATATTGATGAAGAACTGGCAGATAAATCGGTTCGTTTCTTGCATGCCATTATGTGGGGGGCGCCTGGTTATTTATTTTATCAAGTGTTCCGTAGCCAGTGTGAAGGCCTGTCAAAAACCAAACCGGGGATGGTGATTGGTTTTCTGGGTCTAATGGTTAACATTCCGATTAACTACATCTTTATTTATGGCCATTTTGGTGCGCCTGCGTTAGGTGGCGTGGGTTGTGGTGTTGCAACGGCGTCGGTTTATTGGGTTATGTGTTTAATGATGCGTTGGTATGTTCGAAGAGCGCCGACACAACGTGATATTAGAGCGACCCAACGATTTGCGTCCCCTAACCCACAAATTATGAAACGTATTTTTGTATTAGGTGTACCTATTGGTTTAGCGTTGTTCTTTGAAGTGACATTATTTGCCATCGTTGCCTTGATGGTCGCGCCATTAGGTGTTGTCGCTGTAGCGGGTCACCAAGTTGCATTAAACTTCAGCTCAGTGATGTTTATGTTCCCATTGTCATTAGGCATTGCAGCGACGATTCGTGTTGGCTATAACCTTGGGCAGCAATCCACTGAAGCCGCCAAAGTCTCCTCTTATACCAGTTTGGTTGTTGGGTTATTAGTCGCTTGTATGACGGCGATCCTCACTGCAACCTTACGTGAACCTATCGCCTTAATGTATAACAAGAGTCCTGAAGTCGTCGTACTGGCTTCAAGCTTAATGCTATTTGCAGCCATTTATCAGTTATCGGATTCAGTACAAGTTATCGGTGCAGGTATCCTACGTGGCTATAAAGATACTCGTTCTATTTTCTTTATTACTTTTACCGCCTATTGGATTTTAGGGTTACCTATTGGGTATGTGCTCGCTTTAACAGATATCCTATTGCCAGCGATGGGGCCTCAAGGTTTTTGGATTGGCTTTATTGTTGGTCTGAGCGCTGCCGCTATCGGTATGGCAACGCGTATTTGGTGGATCCATAAACAACCTGATAGCGTTGTGCTGTTACGATCAACACGCTAG
- the pykF gene encoding pyruvate kinase PykF has product MKKTKIVCTIGPKTESEEKLSQLLDAGMNVMRLNFSHGDYEEHGQRIKNLRAVCARTGKQAAILLDTKGPEIRTMKLEGGNDVSLVAGQTFTFTTDTSVIGNKDKVAVTYAGLTSDLNAGDTVLVDDGLIGMKVKDVTATEVICEVLNNGDLGEKKGVNLPGVSIGLPALAEKDKEDLVFGCEQGVDFVAASFIRKRSDVEEIRAHLKKHGGENIQIISKIENQEGLNNFDEILEASDGIMVARGDLGVEIPVEEVIFAQKMMIEKCIAARKVVITATQMLDSMIKNPRPTRAEAGDVANAILDGTDAVMLSGESAKGKYPIEAVTIMATICERTDRVMPSRIDNQKPGQRLRVTEAVCRGAVEMSQKLEVPLIVVATFGGKSAKSVRKYFPTAPILALTTNEETARQLLLVKGVIPMMVGGFTSTDDFYREGKRAALNSGLAKEGDAIVMVSGALVPSGTTNTSSVHVL; this is encoded by the coding sequence ATGAAAAAAACCAAAATTGTTTGTACCATCGGCCCAAAAACCGAATCAGAAGAAAAATTGAGTCAACTTCTTGATGCAGGCATGAATGTCATGCGTCTTAACTTCTCCCACGGCGACTATGAAGAACATGGTCAACGTATCAAAAACCTACGCGCAGTCTGTGCGAGAACAGGCAAACAAGCCGCTATCCTGCTTGATACTAAAGGACCAGAAATCCGCACAATGAAACTCGAAGGCGGTAATGACGTTTCTTTAGTCGCTGGTCAAACTTTCACATTCACGACAGACACCTCAGTCATCGGTAATAAAGATAAAGTTGCCGTAACCTATGCGGGTTTAACGTCTGATCTGAATGCTGGTGATACCGTTTTAGTTGATGATGGTTTGATTGGTATGAAAGTGAAAGATGTCACCGCAACAGAAGTTATCTGTGAAGTCTTAAATAATGGTGACTTAGGCGAGAAAAAAGGCGTTAACCTACCAGGCGTATCTATCGGCCTACCTGCTCTCGCAGAAAAAGATAAAGAAGACTTGGTGTTTGGTTGTGAACAAGGCGTTGATTTTGTCGCTGCCTCTTTTATCCGTAAACGTTCTGACGTTGAAGAAATTCGTGCGCATCTGAAAAAACATGGCGGCGAGAATATTCAAATTATCTCAAAAATTGAGAACCAAGAAGGTTTAAATAATTTTGATGAGATCCTTGAAGCTTCTGACGGTATCATGGTTGCTCGTGGGGATTTGGGTGTTGAGATCCCAGTAGAAGAAGTCATTTTCGCGCAAAAAATGATGATTGAAAAATGTATTGCTGCACGCAAAGTGGTTATCACAGCAACACAAATGTTAGATTCAATGATCAAAAACCCTCGCCCTACTCGTGCCGAAGCGGGTGACGTAGCGAACGCTATCCTCGATGGTACCGATGCCGTGATGCTTTCTGGTGAAAGTGCGAAAGGTAAATACCCTATTGAAGCAGTCACTATCATGGCAACGATTTGTGAGCGTACTGACCGTGTTATGCCTTCACGTATCGATAACCAAAAACCTGGTCAGCGTTTACGCGTCACCGAAGCCGTTTGCCGTGGTGCAGTAGAAATGTCACAAAAATTGGAAGTACCACTGATCGTTGTGGCGACTTTCGGTGGTAAATCTGCAAAATCGGTCCGTAAATATTTCCCTACCGCACCAATTTTAGCATTGACCACCAATGAAGAGACGGCGCGTCAGCTGTTATTGGTAAAAGGGGTTATTCCAATGATGGTCGGTGGATTCACATCAACAGATGACTTCTATCGTGAAGGTAAACGTGCAGCGCTAAATAGTGGTCTCGCTAAAGAAGGTGATGCCATTGTCATGGTTTCTGGCGCACTCGTACCAAGTGGAACAACAAATACTTCATCAGTACACGTTTTATAA
- a CDS encoding major outer membrane lipoprotein, producing MIRTKIVLGSIVLASALLAGCSNSTEVQKLSSDVQTLNGKVDQLSNDVQTIRAEVQAAQQEAARANQRLDNQVRSYKK from the coding sequence ATGATTCGTACTAAAATTGTACTGGGCTCTATCGTATTAGCTTCAGCATTACTGGCGGGTTGTTCTAACAGCACTGAAGTGCAAAAACTCTCTTCAGACGTGCAAACTCTGAATGGTAAAGTTGATCAACTGAGCAACGATGTTCAGACTATCCGTGCTGAAGTACAAGCTGCACAACAAGAAGCAGCTCGTGCTAACCAACGTCTTGATAACCAAGTTCGTTCTTACAAAAAGTAA
- a CDS encoding L,D-transpeptidase family protein: MKKALTVASLFIASALLSPVQAMDYPLPDSNTRLIGENARYVVPDDGRSLEMIASEYQIGLLAMLEANPGTDPYLPEAGKELIIPTQMLLPATPRTGIVINLAELRLYYYPAGSQEVVVYPIGIGQLGRDTPEMVTSVSQSIKDPTWTPTANIRKNYAKEGITLPAVVPAGPDNPMGLYALRLAYGRGEYLIHGTNADFGIGMRVSSGCIRLRPDDIEALFKTVPKGTRVQVINQPVKYSKEPDGSYYIEVHQPLSKKATDDPQTMPIPLSDDFKRFLENEGIDKSLVEKELARRSGLPVKVNVEQGVERQYEPEYAVNGPEKSEEASDQGHYPELKPIDQFTITQPQPVYQESESH, from the coding sequence ATGAAGAAAGCGTTAACTGTAGCAAGTTTGTTTATAGCGAGTGCATTGCTGTCGCCAGTGCAAGCAATGGATTATCCATTACCAGATAGCAATACGCGTCTTATCGGGGAAAATGCGCGTTATGTCGTACCTGATGATGGGCGTTCGCTAGAAATGATCGCCAGTGAATATCAAATCGGTTTACTTGCGATGTTAGAAGCGAACCCAGGTACTGATCCTTATTTACCGGAAGCGGGAAAAGAGTTGATTATCCCAACTCAAATGTTACTCCCCGCCACGCCTAGAACGGGCATTGTTATCAACCTTGCTGAATTAAGGCTCTATTACTATCCTGCTGGTAGCCAAGAAGTGGTCGTCTACCCGATCGGTATTGGTCAATTAGGTCGTGACACACCGGAAATGGTGACGTCGGTCAGTCAATCAATTAAAGATCCGACGTGGACACCTACAGCCAATATTCGTAAAAATTATGCAAAAGAAGGTATTACATTACCAGCGGTAGTACCTGCTGGGCCAGATAACCCAATGGGACTCTATGCACTACGCTTAGCCTACGGCAGAGGTGAATACTTAATTCATGGGACTAATGCCGATTTTGGGATTGGTATGCGTGTGAGCTCGGGATGTATTCGTTTACGCCCTGATGATATTGAAGCCTTGTTTAAAACGGTACCTAAAGGAACGCGCGTTCAGGTTATTAACCAGCCTGTTAAGTATTCCAAAGAGCCAGATGGTAGCTACTATATTGAAGTACACCAACCCCTTTCGAAGAAAGCGACAGATGATCCCCAAACGATGCCTATCCCGCTATCTGATGATTTCAAACGTTTCCTTGAGAATGAAGGCATTGATAAATCCTTAGTGGAAAAAGAGCTGGCAAGACGTTCAGGGTTGCCTGTGAAGGTGAATGTAGAGCAGGGCGTAGAGAGACAATATGAGCCTGAATACGCAGTCAACGGACCAGAAAAGAGTGAGGAAGCTTCTGATCAGGGGCATTATCCTGAATTAAAACCGATCGATCAGTTTACCATTACACAGCCTCAGCCTGTGTATCAGGAGTCTGAAAGCCACTGA
- the sufE gene encoding cysteine desulfuration protein SufE, which translates to MPALPDEHKLLRNFARCQNWEERYLYMIELGGRLTALTEQQRSDKNLIAGCQSQVWIDMQKQADGRIHFAGDSDAAIVKGLVAIVIILFQDKTAADILSLDVKAFFSQLALEQHLTPSRTQGLNAMIRTILSRATELQ; encoded by the coding sequence ATGCCTGCTTTACCCGATGAACATAAATTGCTACGGAATTTTGCACGTTGCCAAAACTGGGAAGAGCGTTATCTGTATATGATAGAGCTTGGTGGACGTTTAACGGCATTAACAGAGCAACAGCGTAGTGACAAGAACCTGATTGCAGGTTGTCAGAGCCAAGTATGGATAGACATGCAAAAGCAAGCGGATGGGCGCATTCATTTTGCTGGTGACAGTGATGCAGCTATTGTGAAAGGGTTAGTGGCAATAGTCATTATTCTTTTTCAGGATAAAACAGCAGCAGATATTCTGTCGTTAGATGTAAAAGCATTTTTTTCGCAACTTGCTTTAGAGCAGCATTTAACCCCGTCACGCACTCAAGGGTTAAATGCAATGATCCGTACCATTTTGTCTCGTGCAACCGAGTTACAATAA